The following coding sequences lie in one Maribacter forsetii DSM 18668 genomic window:
- a CDS encoding acyl-CoA dehydrogenase family protein — translation MRPDLFEAPDYYNLDDLLSEEHLLVRDAARQWVKRDVSPIIEEYAQKAEFPKQIIKGLAEIGAFGPYIPEEYGGAGLDQISYGLIMQEIERGDSGVRSTASVQSSLVMYPIYTYGTEEQRKKYLPKLASGEWMGSFGLTEPNHGSNPSGMETKYKDMGDHYLLNGAKLWISNSPFCDIAVVWAKNEEGRIHGLIVERGMEGFTTPETHNKWSLRASATGELIFDNVKVPKENLLPNKSGLGAPLGCLDSARFGIAWGAIGAAMDCYDTALRYAKERIQFGKPIAATQLQQKKLAEMITEITKAQLLAFRLGQLKNQGKATSAQISMAKRNNVEMAIKIAREARQVLGGMGITGEYSIMRHMMNLESVITYEGTHDIHLLITGADITGMPAFQ, via the coding sequence ATGAGACCAGATTTATTTGAAGCACCAGACTATTATAATTTAGACGATTTACTTTCTGAAGAACATTTGCTAGTTCGCGATGCTGCACGCCAATGGGTAAAGAGAGATGTATCTCCAATCATTGAAGAATATGCCCAAAAGGCAGAATTTCCAAAGCAGATAATAAAAGGTCTTGCAGAGATTGGAGCTTTTGGACCGTACATTCCTGAAGAATATGGTGGTGCAGGCTTAGATCAAATAAGTTACGGACTCATTATGCAAGAAATTGAAAGGGGAGATAGTGGTGTGCGTTCTACGGCATCTGTGCAATCTTCTTTGGTGATGTACCCAATTTATACTTACGGCACTGAGGAACAACGCAAAAAATACCTGCCAAAACTAGCTTCTGGTGAATGGATGGGTTCCTTTGGGTTAACAGAGCCTAACCATGGTTCCAATCCTAGCGGTATGGAAACCAAGTACAAAGATATGGGTGATCATTATTTGTTGAACGGTGCCAAACTTTGGATTTCGAATTCACCTTTTTGCGATATAGCTGTAGTATGGGCAAAGAATGAAGAAGGTCGTATTCACGGTTTAATCGTGGAACGTGGAATGGAAGGTTTTACCACACCAGAAACACATAATAAATGGTCTTTAAGGGCTTCGGCTACAGGAGAATTGATATTTGATAATGTAAAAGTTCCAAAGGAAAATCTGTTGCCGAATAAGTCTGGATTGGGAGCGCCTTTGGGTTGTTTGGATTCCGCTAGATTTGGAATTGCATGGGGTGCGATAGGTGCTGCTATGGATTGCTATGATACGGCATTAAGATATGCAAAAGAGCGCATTCAATTTGGTAAGCCTATTGCAGCAACACAATTGCAGCAAAAGAAATTAGCGGAAATGATTACTGAGATCACCAAAGCGCAATTATTAGCGTTTCGTTTAGGGCAATTAAAAAATCAAGGTAAAGCTACTTCCGCACAAATTTCCATGGCGAAAAGAAACAATGTGGAGATGGCTATTAAAATAGCTCGTGAAGCAAGACAGGTTTTAGGTGGTATGGGCATTACAGGTGAGTATAGCATTATGCGCCATATGATGAATTTAGAGAGTGTAATTACTTATGAGGGTACGCATGATATTCACTTATTAATTACAGGTGCGGATATTACGGGTATGCCCGCTTTTCAATAA
- a CDS encoding GH1 family beta-glucosidase — protein MKEHKETILNASDFGEDFTWGVSTAAYQIEGAHNLHGKGPSIWDKFTATPKVILNGENANVSCDFYHKYKEDILLMKSMNIDNYRFSISWPRVLPNGIGTINEAGIQFYNEVINFCLKQNITPWITLYHWDLPQTLEEKGGWTNRQIVTWFSEFTQVCANAFGDRVKNWMVMNEPMVFTGAGYFLGVHAPGKKGLKNFLPAAHHAVLCQAEGGRILRKLVPNANIGTTFSCSQITPYRKNKRDRKTAIKVDALLNRLFIEPTLGLGYPTKEAPVLKKLQPYIKSTDMDDCKFDFDFIGIQNYTREKVKYSLLVPYIRAKIVKASKRNVATTLMDWEVYPPSIYNMIEKFSNYPQIKNIIITENGAAFKDKIDGDNITDMKRTDFLQRYLRQVLKAKQAGLNIHGYFVWTFTDNFEWAEGYHPRFGLVHIDFKTLKRTIKSSGKWFSQFLSN, from the coding sequence TTGAAAGAACATAAAGAAACCATTTTGAACGCATCAGATTTTGGTGAGGATTTTACATGGGGAGTATCTACGGCAGCATATCAAATTGAAGGCGCACACAATTTACATGGTAAAGGACCTTCTATTTGGGACAAGTTTACCGCCACACCAAAAGTGATTCTTAACGGAGAAAACGCGAATGTGTCTTGTGACTTCTACCATAAGTACAAGGAAGATATTTTGTTAATGAAATCCATGAATATTGATAACTATCGTTTTTCAATCTCATGGCCAAGGGTTTTACCTAATGGTATAGGCACTATAAATGAAGCTGGTATACAATTTTATAATGAAGTCATAAATTTTTGTTTGAAGCAAAATATTACCCCGTGGATTACTTTATACCATTGGGATCTACCTCAAACCCTAGAAGAAAAAGGAGGATGGACGAACAGGCAAATCGTTACATGGTTTTCAGAGTTCACTCAAGTATGTGCTAATGCTTTTGGCGACCGGGTGAAAAATTGGATGGTAATGAACGAACCTATGGTTTTTACTGGTGCCGGATATTTTTTAGGAGTGCATGCGCCAGGTAAAAAAGGATTGAAAAACTTTCTACCTGCCGCTCACCACGCGGTTCTTTGTCAGGCAGAAGGTGGCAGAATACTTCGAAAACTAGTACCTAATGCCAACATTGGCACTACATTTTCATGTTCACAGATTACACCTTATAGAAAGAACAAAAGAGATAGAAAAACCGCTATTAAAGTTGACGCCTTACTCAATCGTTTATTCATTGAGCCAACACTTGGTTTGGGTTACCCCACAAAAGAAGCTCCCGTACTAAAAAAACTACAGCCCTATATTAAATCTACGGATATGGATGATTGTAAGTTCGATTTTGATTTTATAGGAATTCAAAACTATACACGTGAAAAAGTAAAATACAGTCTTTTAGTACCATACATAAGAGCCAAGATTGTTAAAGCCAGTAAAAGAAACGTTGCTACTACATTGATGGATTGGGAAGTTTACCCACCTAGCATTTACAATATGATTGAAAAGTTCAGCAACTATCCACAAATAAAAAATATAATTATCACCGAGAATGGAGCCGCTTTTAAAGATAAGATAGATGGTGACAACATTACCGATATGAAACGGACCGACTTTCTACAACGCTATTTAAGGCAAGTATTAAAGGCAAAACAAGCAGGGTTAAATATTCACGGATATTTCGTGTGGACATTTACAGATAATTTTGAATGGGCAGAAGGTTACCATCCAAGATTTGGATTGGTACATATTGATTTTAAAACACTAAAAAGAACAATAAAATCTTCGGGAAAATGGTTCTCTCAATTCCTTTCTAACTAA
- a CDS encoding glycosyltransferase family protein: MRVLYAIQGTGNGHLSRARDVIPALLKHNISLDILVSGIQADIKLPYPVRYQLKGLSFIFGKKGGVDVWKTYYRANSMRLQKEIKSIPVEDYDLIINDFEPVTAWACKLKNKPCYSFSHQAAVLSDLAPKPKKKDRMGKWILNNYAPTSQQYGLHFKSYEENIYTPIIRDDIRSATITKGEHYTVYLPSYSDEKLLNFLSKMKSAKWEVFSKHNTYEYFNKNIHIKPITNEAFVKSMASSKGVLCGAGFEAPAESLYMQKKLLVIPMKGQYEQQCNAAALAEMGVPVIKSLKKKHLDKVRHWLETDTIVPVSYPDNTDEIVSKLLEESLVNNHAASLPGIELKV; the protein is encoded by the coding sequence ATGAGAGTACTATATGCAATTCAGGGTACCGGAAACGGACATTTAAGTAGAGCGCGAGACGTAATACCAGCGTTATTAAAACACAACATCTCGTTAGACATTTTAGTTAGTGGCATACAAGCGGATATCAAGCTACCCTACCCTGTTAGATATCAGTTAAAGGGGCTTAGTTTCATCTTTGGTAAAAAAGGAGGCGTAGACGTCTGGAAAACCTATTACAGGGCAAATTCTATGCGCCTGCAGAAAGAAATAAAGAGTATTCCTGTAGAAGATTACGATCTGATCATAAATGATTTTGAGCCGGTAACGGCATGGGCATGTAAGTTAAAAAACAAACCCTGCTACAGCTTTAGCCACCAAGCTGCAGTTTTATCTGACTTAGCACCAAAACCAAAGAAAAAAGATAGAATGGGCAAATGGATCTTAAATAACTATGCCCCAACCAGTCAACAGTATGGCTTACACTTTAAATCTTATGAAGAAAACATCTACACTCCCATAATTAGAGATGACATTCGTTCTGCAACAATTACAAAAGGGGAGCACTACACGGTATACCTACCTTCATATAGTGATGAGAAATTATTGAATTTTTTAAGCAAAATGAAGAGCGCAAAATGGGAAGTTTTTTCCAAGCACAACACCTATGAATATTTCAATAAAAACATTCATATAAAACCCATTACCAATGAAGCTTTTGTAAAAAGCATGGCCTCTAGTAAAGGTGTTTTATGTGGAGCTGGTTTTGAAGCCCCTGCAGAAAGTCTTTACATGCAAAAGAAATTGCTCGTAATACCTATGAAAGGGCAATATGAGCAGCAATGCAATGCTGCGGCATTGGCAGAAATGGGCGTTCCGGTTATAAAATCGCTTAAAAAAAAGCATTTAGACAAAGTAAGACACTGGCTAGAAACCGATACAATTGTACCTGTTAGCTACCCGGATAATACAGATGAAATCGTTTCTAAGCTTTTAGAAGAATCTCTAGTAAACAACCACGCAGCAAGTTTGCCTGGCATTGAATTGAAAGTATAA
- a CDS encoding UDP-2,3-diacylglucosamine diphosphatase → MKKRPVDIVVISDVHLGTYGCHAKELLKYMKSIKPKEVILNGDIVDIWQFSKRYWPKSHMKVIKLLLEWVAKGIPVHYVTGNHDELLRKFSGNKMGSLSIVNKMVIPLEDKKAWIFHGDVFDVTMQHSKWVAKLGAKGYDFLILLNRAINFISKKMGKGPISMSKKIKNGVKSAVKFINDFEQIAADIAIENGYDYVICGHIHQPEIRNIKTEKGEVTYLNSGDWIENLTALEYHNGKWKLYSYLEDQLTIDHKEDIKEETFVLEKAELFQSLLEEFRISGMTQQSK, encoded by the coding sequence ATGAAAAAAAGACCAGTTGATATTGTGGTCATATCTGATGTTCATTTAGGAACATACGGCTGCCACGCCAAAGAACTTTTAAAATATATGAAATCAATTAAGCCAAAAGAAGTAATTCTTAATGGTGATATTGTAGACATCTGGCAATTTAGTAAGCGCTACTGGCCCAAATCCCATATGAAGGTGATCAAGCTTCTATTAGAATGGGTAGCGAAAGGTATACCAGTTCATTACGTAACAGGCAACCATGATGAGCTTTTGCGCAAATTCTCAGGTAATAAAATGGGGTCATTAAGTATTGTCAATAAAATGGTAATTCCGCTTGAAGATAAAAAAGCATGGATTTTTCATGGCGATGTGTTTGATGTAACCATGCAACATTCTAAATGGGTTGCGAAACTTGGTGCTAAAGGCTATGATTTCTTGATCTTATTGAATAGAGCCATAAACTTCATTAGCAAGAAAATGGGCAAGGGACCTATCTCTATGTCCAAAAAAATTAAGAACGGCGTAAAATCTGCCGTCAAGTTCATTAATGATTTTGAACAGATAGCAGCGGATATTGCCATAGAAAACGGATATGATTATGTGATTTGCGGTCATATTCACCAACCGGAAATTCGTAATATAAAAACAGAAAAAGGTGAAGTTACCTACCTTAATTCTGGAGATTGGATAGAAAATTTAACTGCTCTAGAATACCATAATGGAAAGTGGAAACTCTATTCATATCTAGAAGACCAGCTAACTATAGACCATAAAGAGGATATTAAGGAGGAAACATTTGTATTAGAAAAGGCAGAGCTTTTTCAAAGTTTGCTAGAAGAGTTTAGAATTAGTGGAATGACACAGCAGAGTAAATGA